A DNA window from Pungitius pungitius chromosome 1, fPunPun2.1, whole genome shotgun sequence contains the following coding sequences:
- the LOC119222890 gene encoding H(+)/Cl(-) exchange transporter 5 isoform X1: MFRFLASLYRKYAADGDRAPGGMENPGYRSGSLDSLRHRPSDVVEDDDDDEMVDIAGATLDFSNTDDDPPLGSGDYEQRGSRAGSMNSNGPGRLVDPLEDPLPGLGTYEDFNTIDWVREKSKDRDRHREITNKSRQSTAALLHSISDAFSGWLLMLLVGLMSGALAGGIDIAAHWLTDVKEGLCLVGFWFNHEHCCWTSNETTFQERDSCPQWQSWAQIMTGTSEGALAYVVNYLMFMVWALLFALLAVALVRAFAPYACGSGIPEIKTILSGFIIRGYLGKWTLIIKTITLVLAVSSGLSLGKEGPLVHVACCCANILCHLFTKYRKNEAKRREVLSAAAAVGVSVAFGAPIGGVLFSLEEVSYYFPLKTLWRSFFAALVAAFTLRSINPFGNSRLVLFYVEFHAPWHLVELGPFILLGIFGGLWGAMFIRANIAWCRIRKSTRLGHYPVTEVLLVTALTGVLAYPNSYTRMGGAELISELFNDCSLLDSSQLCSYKQSNVTSGAGAGNGLADRAAGEDLYTALWQLALALVFKVVITVVTFGMKVPSGLFIPSMAVGAIAGRLLGVAMEQLAFYNHDSAIFRGWCSPGADCITPGLYAMVGAAACLGGVTRMTVSLVVIMFELTGGLEYIVPLMAATMTSKWVADAFGREGIYEAHIRLNGYPFLEPKEEFQHSSLTVDVMRPRRSDPALAVLTQEGMTVGEVEALVEGTRYSGFPVVVSQESHRLVGFVLRRDLLISIDNARKRQEGVVSASQVAFTEHAPPPADDAPPPLRLRGIVDLSPFTVTDHTPMDITVDIFRKLGLRQCLVTHNGKLLGIITKKDILKHMAQIANRDPDSILFN; this comes from the exons ATGTTTCGGTTTCTGGCGAGTTTGTATCGGAAATACGCAGCCGACGGCGACAGAG CGCCCGGAGGGATGGAGAACCCCGGTTACCGGAGCGGCAGCCTGGACAGCCTCCGTCACCGTCCCAGTGACGTCGTCgaggacgacgatgacgacgagaTGGTGGACATCGCGGGAGCCACGCTGGACTTCTCCAACACGGACGACGACCCCCCCCTCGGCTCGG gagattATGAGCAGCGCGGCAGCAGAGCGGGCAGTATGAACAGCAACGGGCCCGGCAGGCTGGTGGACCCGCTGGAGGACCCGCTGCCTGGACTGGGCACGTACGAAGACTTCAACACCATCGACTGGGTGAGGGAGAAGAGCAAGGACCGGGACCGGCACCGAGAG ATCACCAACAAGAGCCGCCAGTCCACCGCGGCGCTGCTGCACAGCATCAGCGACGCCTTCTCCGGGTGGCTCCTCATGCTGCTGGTGGGGCTCATGTCAG gcgCTCTGGCCGGCGGCATCGACATCGCCGCCCACTGGCTGACTGACGTGAAGGAGGGGCTCTGCCTGGTGGGCTTCTGGTTCAACCACGAGCACTGCTGCTGGACGTCCAACGAGACCACCTTCCAGGAGCGGGACAGCTGTCCTCAGTGGCAGAGCTGGGCCCAGATCATGACCGGGACCTCCGAG GGCGCGCTGGCCTACGTGGTGAACTACCTGATGTTCATGGTGTGGGCGCTGCTCTTCGCCCTCCTGGCCGTGGCGCTGGTCCGGGCCTTTGCTCCGTACGCCTGTGGGTCAGGGATCCCAGAG ATCAAAACCATCCTCAGCGGCTTCATCATCCGCGGCTACCTGGGGAAGTGGACGCTGATCATCAAGACCATCACGCTGGTCCTGGCCGTGTCCTCGGGGCTCAGCCTGGGGAAGGAGGGCCCGCTGGTGCACGTGGCGTGCTGCTGCGCCAACATCCTGTGTCACCTGTTCACCAAGTACCGCAAGAACGAGGCCAAGCGGCGAGAG GTGCTGTCTGCAGCGGCGGCGGTGGGCGTGTCCGTGGCCTTCGGCGCTCCCATTGGAGGAGTCCTCTTCAGCCTGGAGGAG gtgagCTATTACTTCCCCCTGAAGACGCTGTGGCGCTCGTTCTTCGCCGCCCTGGTGGCGGCCTTCACCCTGCGCTCCATCAACCCGTTCGGGAACAGCCGCCTGGTGCTGTTCTACGTGGAGTTCCACGCCCCCTGGCACCTGGTGGAGCTGGGCCCCTTCATCCTGCTGGGCATATTCGGCGGGCTGTGGGGGGCGATGTTCATCAGGGCCAACATCGCCTGGTGCCGGATAC GTAAATCCACCCGTCTGGGCCACTACCCGGTCACCGAGGTGCTGCTGGTGACGGCGCTGACCGGCGTGCTGGCCTACCCCAACAGCTACACCAGGATGGGCGGCGCCGAGCTCATCTCGGAGCTCTTCAACGACTGCTCGCTGCTCGACTCGTCGCAGCTGTGCAGCTACAAGCAG TCAAACGTCACGTCGGGGGCGGGCGCGGGTAACGGCCTGGCGGACCGGGCGGCGGGGGAGGACCTGTACACCGCTCTGTGGCAGCTCGCCCTGGCTCTGGTCTTCAAGGTCGTGATCACCGTGGTCACGTTCGGCATGAAGGTCCCGTCGGGCCTCTTCATCCCCAGCATGGCGGTGGGCGCCATCGCCGGCCGGCTGCTGGGCGTCGCCATGGAGCAGCTGGCCTTCTACAACCACGACTCGGCCATCTTCAGGGGGTGGTGCTCGCCGGGCGCCGACTGCATCACCCCGGGGCTCTACGCCATGGTCGGCGCCGCCGCCTGCTTAG GTGGGGTGACTCGCATGACGGTGTCGCTGGTGGTCATCATGTTCGAGCTGACCGGCGGCCTTGAGTACATCGTCCCGCTCATGGCCGCCACCATGACCAGCAAATGGGTGGCGGACGCGTTCGGCAGGGAGGGAATCTACGAG GCTCACATCCGCCTCAACGGGTACCCCTTCCTGGAGCCCAAAGAGGAGTTCCAGCACAGCAGCCTGACGGTGGACGTGATGAGGCCCCGGAGGTCGGACCCGGCGCTGGCCGTGCTCACGCAGGAGGGCATGACGGTCGGGGAGGTGGAG GCCCTGGTGGAAGGCACTCGCTACAGCGGCTTCCCCGTGGTCGTGTCCCAGGAGTCCCACAGGCTGGTGGGCTTTGTGCTCAGGAGGGACCTGCTCATCTCCATAG ACAACGCCCGGAAGCGCCAGGAGGGCGTGGTCAGCGCCTCCCAGGTGGCGTTCACCGAGcacgccccgccccccgccgACGACGCCCCGCCGCCCCTCCGCCTCCGCGGCATCGTGGACCTCAGCCCCTTCACCGTCACGGACCACACGCCCATGGACATCACTGTGGACATCTTCAGGAAGCTGGGCCTCCGTCAGTGCCTGGTGACGCACAacgg GAAGCTGCTGGGAATCATCACTAAGAAGGACATTCTGAAGCACATGGCGCAGATCGCCAACAGAGACCCCGACTCCATCCTCTTCAActga
- the LOC119222890 gene encoding H(+)/Cl(-) exchange transporter 5 isoform X2, translating to MENPGYRSGSLDSLRHRPSDVVEDDDDDEMVDIAGATLDFSNTDDDPPLGSGDYEQRGSRAGSMNSNGPGRLVDPLEDPLPGLGTYEDFNTIDWVREKSKDRDRHREITNKSRQSTAALLHSISDAFSGWLLMLLVGLMSGALAGGIDIAAHWLTDVKEGLCLVGFWFNHEHCCWTSNETTFQERDSCPQWQSWAQIMTGTSEGALAYVVNYLMFMVWALLFALLAVALVRAFAPYACGSGIPEIKTILSGFIIRGYLGKWTLIIKTITLVLAVSSGLSLGKEGPLVHVACCCANILCHLFTKYRKNEAKRREVLSAAAAVGVSVAFGAPIGGVLFSLEEVSYYFPLKTLWRSFFAALVAAFTLRSINPFGNSRLVLFYVEFHAPWHLVELGPFILLGIFGGLWGAMFIRANIAWCRIRKSTRLGHYPVTEVLLVTALTGVLAYPNSYTRMGGAELISELFNDCSLLDSSQLCSYKQSNVTSGAGAGNGLADRAAGEDLYTALWQLALALVFKVVITVVTFGMKVPSGLFIPSMAVGAIAGRLLGVAMEQLAFYNHDSAIFRGWCSPGADCITPGLYAMVGAAACLGGVTRMTVSLVVIMFELTGGLEYIVPLMAATMTSKWVADAFGREGIYEAHIRLNGYPFLEPKEEFQHSSLTVDVMRPRRSDPALAVLTQEGMTVGEVEALVEGTRYSGFPVVVSQESHRLVGFVLRRDLLISIDNARKRQEGVVSASQVAFTEHAPPPADDAPPPLRLRGIVDLSPFTVTDHTPMDITVDIFRKLGLRQCLVTHNGKLLGIITKKDILKHMAQIANRDPDSILFN from the exons ATGGAGAACCCCGGTTACCGGAGCGGCAGCCTGGACAGCCTCCGTCACCGTCCCAGTGACGTCGTCgaggacgacgatgacgacgagaTGGTGGACATCGCGGGAGCCACGCTGGACTTCTCCAACACGGACGACGACCCCCCCCTCGGCTCGG gagattATGAGCAGCGCGGCAGCAGAGCGGGCAGTATGAACAGCAACGGGCCCGGCAGGCTGGTGGACCCGCTGGAGGACCCGCTGCCTGGACTGGGCACGTACGAAGACTTCAACACCATCGACTGGGTGAGGGAGAAGAGCAAGGACCGGGACCGGCACCGAGAG ATCACCAACAAGAGCCGCCAGTCCACCGCGGCGCTGCTGCACAGCATCAGCGACGCCTTCTCCGGGTGGCTCCTCATGCTGCTGGTGGGGCTCATGTCAG gcgCTCTGGCCGGCGGCATCGACATCGCCGCCCACTGGCTGACTGACGTGAAGGAGGGGCTCTGCCTGGTGGGCTTCTGGTTCAACCACGAGCACTGCTGCTGGACGTCCAACGAGACCACCTTCCAGGAGCGGGACAGCTGTCCTCAGTGGCAGAGCTGGGCCCAGATCATGACCGGGACCTCCGAG GGCGCGCTGGCCTACGTGGTGAACTACCTGATGTTCATGGTGTGGGCGCTGCTCTTCGCCCTCCTGGCCGTGGCGCTGGTCCGGGCCTTTGCTCCGTACGCCTGTGGGTCAGGGATCCCAGAG ATCAAAACCATCCTCAGCGGCTTCATCATCCGCGGCTACCTGGGGAAGTGGACGCTGATCATCAAGACCATCACGCTGGTCCTGGCCGTGTCCTCGGGGCTCAGCCTGGGGAAGGAGGGCCCGCTGGTGCACGTGGCGTGCTGCTGCGCCAACATCCTGTGTCACCTGTTCACCAAGTACCGCAAGAACGAGGCCAAGCGGCGAGAG GTGCTGTCTGCAGCGGCGGCGGTGGGCGTGTCCGTGGCCTTCGGCGCTCCCATTGGAGGAGTCCTCTTCAGCCTGGAGGAG gtgagCTATTACTTCCCCCTGAAGACGCTGTGGCGCTCGTTCTTCGCCGCCCTGGTGGCGGCCTTCACCCTGCGCTCCATCAACCCGTTCGGGAACAGCCGCCTGGTGCTGTTCTACGTGGAGTTCCACGCCCCCTGGCACCTGGTGGAGCTGGGCCCCTTCATCCTGCTGGGCATATTCGGCGGGCTGTGGGGGGCGATGTTCATCAGGGCCAACATCGCCTGGTGCCGGATAC GTAAATCCACCCGTCTGGGCCACTACCCGGTCACCGAGGTGCTGCTGGTGACGGCGCTGACCGGCGTGCTGGCCTACCCCAACAGCTACACCAGGATGGGCGGCGCCGAGCTCATCTCGGAGCTCTTCAACGACTGCTCGCTGCTCGACTCGTCGCAGCTGTGCAGCTACAAGCAG TCAAACGTCACGTCGGGGGCGGGCGCGGGTAACGGCCTGGCGGACCGGGCGGCGGGGGAGGACCTGTACACCGCTCTGTGGCAGCTCGCCCTGGCTCTGGTCTTCAAGGTCGTGATCACCGTGGTCACGTTCGGCATGAAGGTCCCGTCGGGCCTCTTCATCCCCAGCATGGCGGTGGGCGCCATCGCCGGCCGGCTGCTGGGCGTCGCCATGGAGCAGCTGGCCTTCTACAACCACGACTCGGCCATCTTCAGGGGGTGGTGCTCGCCGGGCGCCGACTGCATCACCCCGGGGCTCTACGCCATGGTCGGCGCCGCCGCCTGCTTAG GTGGGGTGACTCGCATGACGGTGTCGCTGGTGGTCATCATGTTCGAGCTGACCGGCGGCCTTGAGTACATCGTCCCGCTCATGGCCGCCACCATGACCAGCAAATGGGTGGCGGACGCGTTCGGCAGGGAGGGAATCTACGAG GCTCACATCCGCCTCAACGGGTACCCCTTCCTGGAGCCCAAAGAGGAGTTCCAGCACAGCAGCCTGACGGTGGACGTGATGAGGCCCCGGAGGTCGGACCCGGCGCTGGCCGTGCTCACGCAGGAGGGCATGACGGTCGGGGAGGTGGAG GCCCTGGTGGAAGGCACTCGCTACAGCGGCTTCCCCGTGGTCGTGTCCCAGGAGTCCCACAGGCTGGTGGGCTTTGTGCTCAGGAGGGACCTGCTCATCTCCATAG ACAACGCCCGGAAGCGCCAGGAGGGCGTGGTCAGCGCCTCCCAGGTGGCGTTCACCGAGcacgccccgccccccgccgACGACGCCCCGCCGCCCCTCCGCCTCCGCGGCATCGTGGACCTCAGCCCCTTCACCGTCACGGACCACACGCCCATGGACATCACTGTGGACATCTTCAGGAAGCTGGGCCTCCGTCAGTGCCTGGTGACGCACAacgg GAAGCTGCTGGGAATCATCACTAAGAAGGACATTCTGAAGCACATGGCGCAGATCGCCAACAGAGACCCCGACTCCATCCTCTTCAActga
- the LOC119222890 gene encoding H(+)/Cl(-) exchange transporter 5 isoform X3 — MNSNGPGRLVDPLEDPLPGLGTYEDFNTIDWVREKSKDRDRHREITNKSRQSTAALLHSISDAFSGWLLMLLVGLMSGALAGGIDIAAHWLTDVKEGLCLVGFWFNHEHCCWTSNETTFQERDSCPQWQSWAQIMTGTSEGALAYVVNYLMFMVWALLFALLAVALVRAFAPYACGSGIPEIKTILSGFIIRGYLGKWTLIIKTITLVLAVSSGLSLGKEGPLVHVACCCANILCHLFTKYRKNEAKRREVLSAAAAVGVSVAFGAPIGGVLFSLEEVSYYFPLKTLWRSFFAALVAAFTLRSINPFGNSRLVLFYVEFHAPWHLVELGPFILLGIFGGLWGAMFIRANIAWCRIRKSTRLGHYPVTEVLLVTALTGVLAYPNSYTRMGGAELISELFNDCSLLDSSQLCSYKQSNVTSGAGAGNGLADRAAGEDLYTALWQLALALVFKVVITVVTFGMKVPSGLFIPSMAVGAIAGRLLGVAMEQLAFYNHDSAIFRGWCSPGADCITPGLYAMVGAAACLGGVTRMTVSLVVIMFELTGGLEYIVPLMAATMTSKWVADAFGREGIYEAHIRLNGYPFLEPKEEFQHSSLTVDVMRPRRSDPALAVLTQEGMTVGEVEALVEGTRYSGFPVVVSQESHRLVGFVLRRDLLISIDNARKRQEGVVSASQVAFTEHAPPPADDAPPPLRLRGIVDLSPFTVTDHTPMDITVDIFRKLGLRQCLVTHNGKLLGIITKKDILKHMAQIANRDPDSILFN; from the exons ATGAACAGCAACGGGCCCGGCAGGCTGGTGGACCCGCTGGAGGACCCGCTGCCTGGACTGGGCACGTACGAAGACTTCAACACCATCGACTGGGTGAGGGAGAAGAGCAAGGACCGGGACCGGCACCGAGAG ATCACCAACAAGAGCCGCCAGTCCACCGCGGCGCTGCTGCACAGCATCAGCGACGCCTTCTCCGGGTGGCTCCTCATGCTGCTGGTGGGGCTCATGTCAG gcgCTCTGGCCGGCGGCATCGACATCGCCGCCCACTGGCTGACTGACGTGAAGGAGGGGCTCTGCCTGGTGGGCTTCTGGTTCAACCACGAGCACTGCTGCTGGACGTCCAACGAGACCACCTTCCAGGAGCGGGACAGCTGTCCTCAGTGGCAGAGCTGGGCCCAGATCATGACCGGGACCTCCGAG GGCGCGCTGGCCTACGTGGTGAACTACCTGATGTTCATGGTGTGGGCGCTGCTCTTCGCCCTCCTGGCCGTGGCGCTGGTCCGGGCCTTTGCTCCGTACGCCTGTGGGTCAGGGATCCCAGAG ATCAAAACCATCCTCAGCGGCTTCATCATCCGCGGCTACCTGGGGAAGTGGACGCTGATCATCAAGACCATCACGCTGGTCCTGGCCGTGTCCTCGGGGCTCAGCCTGGGGAAGGAGGGCCCGCTGGTGCACGTGGCGTGCTGCTGCGCCAACATCCTGTGTCACCTGTTCACCAAGTACCGCAAGAACGAGGCCAAGCGGCGAGAG GTGCTGTCTGCAGCGGCGGCGGTGGGCGTGTCCGTGGCCTTCGGCGCTCCCATTGGAGGAGTCCTCTTCAGCCTGGAGGAG gtgagCTATTACTTCCCCCTGAAGACGCTGTGGCGCTCGTTCTTCGCCGCCCTGGTGGCGGCCTTCACCCTGCGCTCCATCAACCCGTTCGGGAACAGCCGCCTGGTGCTGTTCTACGTGGAGTTCCACGCCCCCTGGCACCTGGTGGAGCTGGGCCCCTTCATCCTGCTGGGCATATTCGGCGGGCTGTGGGGGGCGATGTTCATCAGGGCCAACATCGCCTGGTGCCGGATAC GTAAATCCACCCGTCTGGGCCACTACCCGGTCACCGAGGTGCTGCTGGTGACGGCGCTGACCGGCGTGCTGGCCTACCCCAACAGCTACACCAGGATGGGCGGCGCCGAGCTCATCTCGGAGCTCTTCAACGACTGCTCGCTGCTCGACTCGTCGCAGCTGTGCAGCTACAAGCAG TCAAACGTCACGTCGGGGGCGGGCGCGGGTAACGGCCTGGCGGACCGGGCGGCGGGGGAGGACCTGTACACCGCTCTGTGGCAGCTCGCCCTGGCTCTGGTCTTCAAGGTCGTGATCACCGTGGTCACGTTCGGCATGAAGGTCCCGTCGGGCCTCTTCATCCCCAGCATGGCGGTGGGCGCCATCGCCGGCCGGCTGCTGGGCGTCGCCATGGAGCAGCTGGCCTTCTACAACCACGACTCGGCCATCTTCAGGGGGTGGTGCTCGCCGGGCGCCGACTGCATCACCCCGGGGCTCTACGCCATGGTCGGCGCCGCCGCCTGCTTAG GTGGGGTGACTCGCATGACGGTGTCGCTGGTGGTCATCATGTTCGAGCTGACCGGCGGCCTTGAGTACATCGTCCCGCTCATGGCCGCCACCATGACCAGCAAATGGGTGGCGGACGCGTTCGGCAGGGAGGGAATCTACGAG GCTCACATCCGCCTCAACGGGTACCCCTTCCTGGAGCCCAAAGAGGAGTTCCAGCACAGCAGCCTGACGGTGGACGTGATGAGGCCCCGGAGGTCGGACCCGGCGCTGGCCGTGCTCACGCAGGAGGGCATGACGGTCGGGGAGGTGGAG GCCCTGGTGGAAGGCACTCGCTACAGCGGCTTCCCCGTGGTCGTGTCCCAGGAGTCCCACAGGCTGGTGGGCTTTGTGCTCAGGAGGGACCTGCTCATCTCCATAG ACAACGCCCGGAAGCGCCAGGAGGGCGTGGTCAGCGCCTCCCAGGTGGCGTTCACCGAGcacgccccgccccccgccgACGACGCCCCGCCGCCCCTCCGCCTCCGCGGCATCGTGGACCTCAGCCCCTTCACCGTCACGGACCACACGCCCATGGACATCACTGTGGACATCTTCAGGAAGCTGGGCCTCCGTCAGTGCCTGGTGACGCACAacgg GAAGCTGCTGGGAATCATCACTAAGAAGGACATTCTGAAGCACATGGCGCAGATCGCCAACAGAGACCCCGACTCCATCCTCTTCAActga